The following are encoded together in the Ovis aries strain OAR_USU_Benz2616 breed Rambouillet chromosome X, ARS-UI_Ramb_v3.0, whole genome shotgun sequence genome:
- the LOC114111618 gene encoding LOW QUALITY PROTEIN: putative P2Y purinoceptor 10 (The sequence of the model RefSeq protein was modified relative to this genomic sequence to represent the inferred CDS: inserted 4 bases in 2 codons; substituted 5 bases at 5 genomic stop codons), with protein MGSNSTNSTRAKYTDLQMSFQYSLYAATYILRFIPSLRANNIALWVLCHFISKTNKAIISMIKFSVANCAHVLSLPLWIYYXISHHWPFQRTLCFLXFYLKYLNIYASICFLTCNSLQRYFFLLKPFRTRGWNRYNLSINAAIXVMVGTACLPLPVLRNVGLDNNIELSEPXLADLGLQYISIASTIGITVVELGEFVFSVVIITYCTGRTGKLLXQFQVPPQXLPKRKKALWMVLMCVVVFTVCFTSYYLNFPFLMVVKQVXFKTAPLLRPLFFHIISLSLANLNCCFYPVVYYFKISEFSDGFSESGSLVLQSCVKCKDGALEIQHRKEGFKTISLNFGMLPK; from the exons ATGGGAAGCAACAGCACAAACAGTACAAGAGCAAAGTACACTGATCTTCAAATGTCATTTCAGTACTCCCTCTATGCAGCTACTTACATCTTAAGATTTATCCCTAGTCTACGGGCCAACAATATAGCCTTGTGGGTTCTCTGTCACTTCATCAGCAAGACTAATAAAGCCATTATTTCCATGATCAAGTTCTCTGTGGCTAATTGTGCTCATGTGCTGTCTTTACCACTCTGGATTTATTATTAAATCAGCCACCATTGGCCTTTCCAGAGGACCCTTTGCTTTCTGTAATTTTACCTGAAGTATCTCAATATCTATGCCAGCATTTGTTTCTTGACATGCAACAGCCTTCAGAGATACTTCTTTCTCCTCAAGCCCTTCAGGACCAGAGGCTGGAATAGGTACAATCTGAGCATCAATGCTGCCATCTGAGTGATGGTGGGTACTGCCTGTTTGCCACTTCCAGTTCTGAGAAATGTTGGATTAGACAACAACATTGAACTCTCTGAGCCCTGACTTGCTGATTTAGGGCTTCAATACATTAGCATAGCATCTACCATTGGCATAACTGTAGTTGAACTTGGAGAGTTTGTATTCTCTGTTGTAATTATTACTTATTGTACAGGGAGAACAGGAAAACTTTTATAACAATTCCAAGTTCCCCCTCA ACTACCAAAGAGAAAAAAGGCTTTGTGGATGGTCCTGATGTGTGTGGTAGTATTCACTGTGTGTTTCACATCTTACTACCTCAACTTCCCATTCTTAATGGTGGTGAAGCAAGT TTTTAAAACTGCTCCTTTATTAAGACCACTATTTTTCCATATCATTTCCCTGTCTCTTGCAAATCTAAATTGCTGTTTTTATCCAGTTGTGTATTATTTTAAGATCTCAGAATTTTCTGATGGATTTTCAGAAAGTGGTAGTTTGGTTCTTCAGTCATGTGTTAAATGCAAGGATGGTGCTTTGGAAATTCAGCATAGGAAAGAGGGTTTTAAAACTATCTCTCTGAATTTTGGGATGCTTCCAAAGTAA